The window TAACGTccatttctatgccgtttaattgcaaatgtgaaaaatatagacttTTTTTGGGACAACTTTAAACCACTTCTGATTACATATGCTCACCGGTGGTGGTGTTCTATTTTTTTGgttggggaagaaaaaaaacaaactaatctTGAGCGAGTTGCATAGAGTAtctttaactttttaaaatttgtccTTGTAATATTGAGACTTTAACGTCAAAATGTTTCATTCTCAAAATAAaacttttccttgtaatattatgcttCATTCTTATAACATTTCCGTATAATACTTctactttattgttgttgtagttgTGGTTTATAATGACTTTATACTTgccatatttaaactttatttttgtaattctaTGATTTTTCTACTGTTGgaattatttttgtcttttaaatgtGGCCCTAACGTTTCTTAAGTCAGTGCTAGGATGTTTTCCAGctatttttcagttaacatccaaTGTTTTACCAGATACCTCTCCCTCCTCATCTTCTTCAAAGAAACCAGCTGACAGGTATCTACAGAAAACGGAATAATACCTAAGTGGCTCCAGAAGAGCTGAGTTTTTTGTCACATCTTCTTTCAGTGACCCTGAGCAGCTCCCCACAGCAGAACTAGACAAAGAAACAGAGAATGTATCCGTGGATGATTCTGCCACTGTCATCACCTCTGTCAGTCTGGATGAGATAAAGGTACTGTGGTGCATTTGGTATCACCGGTGCTTTATCATAGTTCACTGATCTTCATTGTCCTGTTTAAACACAAACCTAAAGAAGAGATGGCAGAGCGGTCCAGAAGCTGCGGCAGATGGGAATATTGAAGAAATGGACACAGAAAGGGAGGCTCAGGAGTGGCCCTCCTGCAGTGCTGATGAAACAAGAAGCAATAAGCAAATTGTGAGGTTAAATCCACAGACAGAGGGTAAGCACAGAGATGTATTTGGCTCTATTTAGCACATTCAAGCTCAGTAAGGCTGTAAAATACTTTTTCAGAGTCAACTGAGATGCACCATAAAGAAGCAGAGGACCAGGAGACTGGGACAGTAAGTACAGTAAGTATTAAACCAATTCAAAAGAAAAGCTGTATTAATTATAATACTGTTTTGAGAGGAAATAACAGAATgtttagattgtgcaggtgtacccgaTGTTGTGGTTTGTGCACAGTACTTTGCGCAAGTGTTCGAGCCAAGTTGTTTTAGCAACAGAACTAGTATCAGCAGAGCGCAGTCCAAAGAAATACTGTATTGACCCGTACATACGACGGCTctgaatgtaaatatttttaaagaaaaaactttgaatcattttttccaggCGGGTCCCTGTGTCACAGCTGCATCTCTCATGATCAGTGTTagtgacgggaagaaaagctctcaCTCGATTGGGGAGAAGTCATTTGGCACCTGTTGGTTGGAATTGATAAATTTCAAGACGAGCCGCCTCTTTCAGACTTTTTCTGGAGAAAATAGGTTTTATATGCAGATCAATATAGTGTTTGtcagttagcaggctacttcctgcttcATGGAGAAGGCTAATATGGGAGGGTAGGGCTAATATGGGGGGTGGATGTCATTGTGACTCCACgggtaaaaataaattattgtatTTGCATCTTCTAATATCTAATATCTTCTAATAGGTTCTTGTGTAAATATTTGGTTTTTATTGTGTGTAAGTGACAAATATCTTTctatttatgaatgaatacatcaaataaatagtaaataatacaaataactattaaaaatattatataaatatgtatatatttttattatataaatatctactgttggttgtttgttttttttaaggactGTCAAAATGTCAATAGCTAGATTTCctttgtgaatttctcttggagattaataaagtacagtcTCAATCTAATTTTCCTCAGTAGTGTGTTTCAATTAGTTGCTCACAACCCAGTGTCTTGACACTTGTGATAGTATTGTTTTTGTTCACAGGCTAAGAAAGCAGCAGTATCAGAGGTAGTGGAGGGAGCAGAGGAAGAAATGGAAGAAAGAACAGCAGAGCAAGAGCAGGACCCAGCCAATGAGGGCAATGGGGATCAAGTCACTCTGCATGAAGTTCCTCATCCTCCGTCGTCCTCAGCTCTAGCAGGCACTGTGCCTGTAACACCAATGTTGCGCTTTAAGTAAGGTTCCTGCTGTCAGTTCTCCCATCTCTGTGAAAACGGCAAGCAATAACTCAAAATgaatgctcgtgtgtgttcaCTTCAGCTTCAGCCCAGCTTGTTCCCCAATTCAGGAAACGTCTGATACCAAATCTCCAGCTTTCACGTTCTCACTGAACTCTAATCCCTGCACCCCAGGCTTCTCGAGTTTTGGGTTTGATGTGGTCTCTTCCTGTGATGAGGTGAGACGGGGAAAAAAACCGAAACATTTTCGCCAGTGCACTCATGTCCTCATTTCTTTGCAGGATTTATCTTTTCCATTTGGAAGCTCTGTTTTCAGCGAGAAGGTACAAGAACATCCTCCAATGTTAATTCTTCTGTTCAcatttaaaagcaaaacaaatctcTGCTTTATGATTTCAGGAAAACGTGGAGCCACAATCAGGCGGTAAATCGCTCATCTTGGCATGATTTTGGAGCGTTACCTACTTTGAACTACATGTTACAGCATGTGTCTCTGCAGGCCTGGACTTCCTGTTCAAACAAACAGAGCAAAGTGAGGACTTCCAATTTGCCTTCGCCTCCAAGAGCCCCGCGGCTAGCAAGGCAAAGACCATGGATGAGTTTCCCTTTTCTTTCAACTTTTAAAGAGTTTTGTACATTCACATAGAAAGTTTAGAACAGTGTTCAGATATGAGATTTTAAAAAGTGAGTTTATTGTAAAAGGTCACTTCTGTGGTTCTGTGAAGTGGCATCcgttcatttgtttgtttcaccATTTCTGAAAATATTTCTTTCCACGATGAGAACATTTCAACACTAATGCATCCCATTCCCATTTTTAATCAAgccatttgtttgcatgttttaaatattgtaataaatGCATGATTATACATCTAATCTGTTTAGATTAATTACTTACAAAGATTAGCAGTTCAGTCTCACAGCGTGTAAATATTTAAGGAAGTCAACATTTCAGTGTAAAATTAATGGACCCTTTGAGGACGAGGATGTTACAACATGGATACACagcaatatttcactttttggcTCTCATTCATTATTGATTCAGTAGTTAATCTCACAGGAGGTTCATTTTAACACGACTGCATTTCTATGTCTTAGACAACGTCATTCAGTAGCATAACTTGACGTTTGATGTTTAAGAATGTCTGCACTTTGGCATCaagaatacagtgaaacctctaaATTCAAATGCCATACAAACAAAGTTGTACAATTCAAGATTTGACCAAAAATTCTCTggaaaaacatgcatcaaaagTTGCACAAATTCCTAAAGTTCAAACCACCTTCataaggttttttgttgtttgtttttgtgatgccacaGAAGGATACGAGTGACAGCAAAGAGGAAAAGCTGAAAGTAAACACAGAACTTCTTGCAACGTAGTGGTAATGTACTGCAACTCTGTCAGTGGTACACACGGCTCTCACGTTAACttcttttacacttgtgtgacagttaggaatgttgaaaacattgcctgtacagttaataaagggtTTATGATGGAGACAGTTTGACTTTGGAACAGACTAAATTTACCATCCCttttcaaatgtgcaaattttAGTTGGAAGAATGGCAGAATGTACTGTTTGACCTTAGAGGAACCTGTGCAATAGATGGGGTTACATACACCCCAATGccaccagtgaatggcaaaaatctgCGATTTAACAATTGAGATGCCcatgaaaatgtatatttttgacacacggctcacttCCTCCTGCTAGCTTTATGTTTAACATTCTcagatttcagatcaacatttgcaataagagtgacttGTAATCTCTCTTCAATGTGCTTCAAACAGTTATAAAGCGCATTTTTTGTAACCACtactgaatgataatgtaagatggaATCACAGAGTCATGGTGCAGAAGTTACATATAATTTTCACTTCTCACAGCAACTTTGATGAGTTCAAGGACgaccaaacaaagtgcgaaatctcaacacttgatgaaaaaactaTCGGCGAAGCAGAGAGGCAGAAACATGGAAAAATTGTGTGCTTTGGTACATGGtggatgctgtacattttacctgtattataaCGTATTACCAACTtagagtgaatgagatgtgttttatgtggaaaaaacacGGCCTATTTCggacaaaaaaagagaatataaaaaaaactattatgtTTTGACcacatgaatgctgaatcgtgagtGTGCAGGGCTCCACTGTATTACACCTAATGccccattaaataaataatagcagTAGTTTATTTTTACCCTTTGCAAACACAGTAGCAGGCATGTAGAAATGTAAAGGACAGgcaaaagattttttaaaagtgctgaGTGCAATTTGGGGGCACCTAGAAGCCAGAGTCAATGCTGAGAGAGCGACGGGTCACGTGTTCAATCTCTCCTGGCACGTATTCACAGAAGCTAGTTTGGTACTTTGCCAACATCTTCTGCATAGGCCGCAGGTTAAACCACCACTGGACTTTGGGCATTCGGTGCCTGCAAGACGACATCCCATAATTTCATGACTCAAGACTAGACTGACAACTGTGCTGCAAGAATTCCTGGAGCTTACTCAAAGTCGGTGACGTCCTTGAGTTCAGTGATGGGGCTGAATGCTACGACCTTCCTGTGGAGGCCGAGGACGCAGGCAGAGTCTGGCGAGTTGGCGAACACGCgacctgaatgaatgaatgaatgaatgtcacttctctgaaAGAAGATCCAGCATTTATTTGcctgtgcctttcacacagaaccatCGTTGCAACTGTTTGTGCTTCCACACTGCAACATTTgacgttaacacaaaacagcgaCATGAAAAGAATGTGTGTAAAAAGCCGGCTTTTACAGGCCGTGTGAAAGGCGCTCGAGTGTCTGATCAACTACTGTAGTGTCTTTTCTTTCTACCTTGTCGGAAGTTTTCGATCAACTTCTCACTTATCCACTGGATGGCTTTCACTCCCAGCTTGGTGCCGTAGTTCCTGTCAAAAGGAGACGGTGCCCCTCCCTGATGAAGTCAAGGGAACAGATAGATGATCATTTATACTTAGCACATGGCCACTGTAGTTGGATATATCCCACAAGGTGGCGCCATACCTGCTGGAGGTGACCCAACACATTGACCCGACAGTCAAAAATGTTCTTCCCCTCGGCTGAATACAGCTTGTGGAGGAAATCGGTCGTGTAATGATCATGGCATTTTTCATTCCTGTCAAGGCAAATTAAAATACAGCAGAAGAGACAGTAAGAAAATTAAATAAAGGCTGGATTTGAATGCAACTGAAAGTATATTTAATGTctcaaaaaattgcataaaaagaAGTCAGCCTGCCAGTCTTTTTGTGAGCTGCAGCAACTGTTATTCAGTGCAGGTAAATGGACTGACCTCAATACGAGCCCCCGCTGGATGTCCTTCTTCATTTTCTCCGTTAGATGTTCCACATTGGTCTGTGAAAAGGCAGCATGATAAGatgaaatgtgggaaaaaactGCATATCTCCGAGTTATGCTACCTTCAGGTCATGGATGTTAAAGGGGTCCTCAAAGATGTAGGCTGCATCAGCGCCCACAGCGATACCAGTGCTGGTCGCTAGGTAACCGCAGTATCCCCCCATCGTTTCCACCACAAACACGCGCCTCTTTGTCCCGGAGGCAGATTGCTTTATCTTGTCACAGCCCTAAGGGCGGAGGTCAACAAAAATGCAGTGTCAAGGAGAGATAACTGTAGGCATTGTGTGTGCAGCACAAGAATTGGCAAACAAATGGCTAACAAAGAATTAGAAGTAATTTTGGACGAAAGCAAATGGACGTCCTTAGCCATGAGCTTACTGTTTATCAGGCCCTTCTTCATAATTTACCTGCTTCTTTAACAAATGTGCTCATTTTTAAGTTATTCAGTGGTCAAAATCCCTTGGTTCTTAATATCTCACATTATGACTGAGGTTGGAAAAATTTGATGTGCATTACCTCCATGGCAGCGTTGACAGCAGTGTCGGCTCCCAAACTGAAGTCGGTTCCGGGGACGTTGTTGCTGATGGTAGCAGGAATAACACACATGGGGATGCACAGCTCATCGTAACGACCTCGGGCTTCGAAGAGCTCCAGTACGCCTCGGTAGGCCTTTGATTGTAGTAAAGAAAATCACTGAAGGCCTCATGTTGACCCCTGGTTGTCAAAGTGTTTAAATATACCTCAAATCCTCCAATTACAAGCAGGGCGGAGATGTTGTACTTGGCGATGTTCTCCACAACCTTCTCCATGTGTTTGCTTGGAAGGGTTCTGAAGTAGGGTAAGGAAGTttgtcattaatttattattagtataagAAGGGTACCAAACCAGTGCTCCAGACCACCTGGTTCCCACCTTTTTGTCCCCAACAGTGACCCTCCTTGGCCCGTCCATCCTGCCACATTGTGCCACTGCATTTCAAACACCTGCAGAGACACACAAGTCACTTGTTAAGATAAGATGCTACAATCGATCTACAGTGAAGGATGCAAATGTTTAAGGCCTCACCTCTCCATTGGCAAAGCCCTGAAAGCCGTTGTGAACAGCGTAGACCTTGTGTCCGTGAGCGATCGCTAATCTCACCGCCGACCTCACCGCCGCGTTCATCCCTGCTGCTGGGGCACCAACGTTCAGGACAGCCAGAGAGAAGTTGCTCTGAGGTAGGACGTAATTCAACATGTTAAaattaaatatgtgtgtgtgtgtgtgtgtgtgtgtgtgtgtgagagagagacaaCCTCACCTGAGACTGGGCAGGCTTCTGGAAGGCAAGAAGCTTGTAGATGTTCCAGTTGTTCTCAAAACTCCTGCAAGAAAATCGTCCCCTTTAGGTTGCTTTTACCATTGCCAATTTGCCATTGTGCTTTCACTTGTTATTGGAATCTTCATATCTGGAGATATGgagaaataactataaaagtacactttacTCACTAACtgttagggttgggcatcgagcatcgatgggaactggGACTAACGTTCCAATTCTACTGGAATCGTTCATTTTCAATTCAAATTCGGCCCCTAATTAAAATTAGTTGACCTGGTGaaccttcaaacagctaaaattatgcataaagcaaaaaataaccaGCTACCCAAAAACATAATACAATTGTTCTCATCAAGAGAGGGGAAATATGGTCTTAGgaaaaaatgaaacttaaaacactttaaggacaacgctaaaaaccgTCAGTActtatcagtatgtggaatcaaattatggaacggattgactAAGTAGAAGAAAGAAGAGCATTTTAGTGCTCACCCCCCACGCAGTTTAACAGCCTCATCAAACCGCTTTTCATTCATGGCCGTCTGCACCAACTTTGTCTGCAAAAGAGGGTGTAGTAAACGAAGAGATTGCAATTATTTGCAGGTACCTCCAGGAAATATGAAGGTCAGAGGGGAGACTCACCATCTCCACACACTCCATAAGAGGCAGACGGACCGCATGGTTCCCCGAAAGGCCAATGACGCAGGCTGGAGTGTCAGGAGATGCCTCCATCAGGGCGACGACTGCCTCCACGCCTAATTTACTGCTCTGAAGAATCACAGAGGCGGGATGGGA is drawn from Dunckerocampus dactyliophorus isolate RoL2022-P2 chromosome 9, RoL_Ddac_1.1, whole genome shotgun sequence and contains these coding sequences:
- the LOC129187291 gene encoding uncharacterized protein LOC129187291 isoform X1, encoding MAFQISPNIDSLLCQLVIEVRELSVKKTQIDRQIEAVCKADIAERRTDNQRTRKNIDNLDEDIELKQNTLKHNRAVAKSMKATQALLLQYERTLITELESVKVNYSNDKEVYAEKIASYSKLLQSHEKPFAQKLKAYNVDMDSRIKACHDQVTIKAKEGGHLTDTSPSSSSSKKPADSDPEQLPTAELDKETENVSVDDSATVITSVSLDEIKKRWQSGPEAAADGNIEEMDTEREAQEWPSCSADETRSNKQIVRLNPQTEESTEMHHKEAEDQETGTVSTAKKAAVSEVVEGAEEEMEERTAEQEQDPANEGNGDQVTLHEVPHPPSSSALAGTVPVTPMLRFNFSPACSPIQETSDTKSPAFTFSLNSNPCTPGFSSFGFDVVSSCDEDLSFPFGSSVFSEKENVEPQSGGLDFLFKQTEQSEDFQFAFASKSPAASKAKTMDEFPFSFNF
- the LOC129187291 gene encoding uncharacterized protein LOC129187291 isoform X3, which codes for MAFQISPNIDSLLCQLVIEVRELSVKKTQIDRQIEAVCKADIAERRTDNQRTRKNIDNLDEDIELKQNTLKHNRAVAKSMKATQALLLQYERTLITELESVKVNYSNDKEVYAEKIASYSKLLQSHEKPFAQKLKAYNVDMDSRIKACHDQVTIKAKEGGHLTDTSPSSSSSKKPADSDPEQLPTAELDKETENVSVDDSATVITSVSLDEIKRWQSGPEAAADGNIEEMDTEREAQEWPSCSADETRSNKQIVRLNPQTEESTEMHHKEAEDQETGTVSTAKKAAVSEVVEGAEEEMEERTAEQEQDPANEGNGDQVTLHEVPHPPSSSALAGTVPVTPMLRFNFSPACSPIQETSDTKSPAFTFSLNSNPCTPGFSSFGFDVVSSCDEDLSFPFGSSVFSEKENVEPQSGGLDFLFKQTEQSEDFQFAFASKSPAASKAKTMDEFPFSFNF
- the LOC129187291 gene encoding uncharacterized protein LOC129187291 isoform X4, producing MKATQALLLQYERTLITELESVKVNYSNDKEVYAEKIASYSKLLQSHEKPFAQKLKAYNVDMDSRIKACHDQVTIKAKEGGHLTDTSPSSSSSKKPADSDPEQLPTAELDKETENVSVDDSATVITSVSLDEIKKRWQSGPEAAADGNIEEMDTEREAQEWPSCSADETRSNKQIVRLNPQTEESTEMHHKEAEDQETGTVSTAKKAAVSEVVEGAEEEMEERTAEQEQDPANEGNGDQVTLHEVPHPPSSSALAGTVPVTPMLRFNFSPACSPIQETSDTKSPAFTFSLNSNPCTPGFSSFGFDVVSSCDEDLSFPFGSSVFSEKENVEPQSGGLDFLFKQTEQSEDFQFAFASKSPAASKAKTMDEFPFSFNF
- the LOC129187291 gene encoding uncharacterized protein LOC129187291 isoform X2, whose amino-acid sequence is MAFQISPNIDSLLCQLVIEVRELSVKKTQIDRQIEVCKADIAERRTDNQRTRKNIDNLDEDIELKQNTLKHNRAVAKSMKATQALLLQYERTLITELESVKVNYSNDKEVYAEKIASYSKLLQSHEKPFAQKLKAYNVDMDSRIKACHDQVTIKAKEGGHLTDTSPSSSSSKKPADSDPEQLPTAELDKETENVSVDDSATVITSVSLDEIKKRWQSGPEAAADGNIEEMDTEREAQEWPSCSADETRSNKQIVRLNPQTEESTEMHHKEAEDQETGTVSTAKKAAVSEVVEGAEEEMEERTAEQEQDPANEGNGDQVTLHEVPHPPSSSALAGTVPVTPMLRFNFSPACSPIQETSDTKSPAFTFSLNSNPCTPGFSSFGFDVVSSCDEDLSFPFGSSVFSEKENVEPQSGGLDFLFKQTEQSEDFQFAFASKSPAASKAKTMDEFPFSFNF
- the pfkla gene encoding ATP-dependent 6-phosphofructokinase, liver type, with product MSSMDLEKLKMTGAGRAIAVLTSGGDAQGMNAAVRAVTRMGIYVGAKVYLIYEGYQGLVDGGDNIKLAHWQSVSNIIQLGGTVIGSARCKAFMCRDGRLAAAFNLVKRGITNLCVCGGDGSLTGANIFRSEWSSLLDELVETGRITDALAKQHGHLNIVGLVGSIDNDFCGTDMTIGADSALHRIMEIVDAIMTTAQSHQRTFVLEVMGRHCGYLALVSALASGADWLFIPEAPPKDGWEDRMCDRLEASRIRGSRLNIIIVAEGAIDIHGQPISSAYLKDLVVKRLNYDTRVTVLGHVQRGGTPSAFDRILSSKLGVEAVVALMEASPDTPACVIGLSGNHAVRLPLMECVEMTKLVQTAMNEKRFDEAVKLRGGSFENNWNIYKLLAFQKPAQSQSNFSLAVLNVGAPAAGMNAAVRSAVRLAIAHGHKVYAVHNGFQGFANGEVFEMQWHNVAGWTGQGGSLLGTKRTLPSKHMEKVVENIAKYNISALLVIGGFEAYRGVLELFEARGRYDELCIPMCVIPATISNNVPGTDFSLGADTAVNAAMEGCDKIKQSASGTKRRVFVVETMGGYCGYLATSTGIAVGADAAYIFEDPFNIHDLKTNVEHLTEKMKKDIQRGLVLRNEKCHDHYTTDFLHKLYSAEGKNIFDCRVNVLGHLQQGGAPSPFDRNYGTKLGVKAIQWISEKLIENFRQGRVFANSPDSACVLGLHRKVVAFSPITELKDVTDFEHRMPKVQWWFNLRPMQKMLAKYQTSFCEYVPGEIEHVTRRSLSIDSGF